From the genome of Terriglobia bacterium:
GGAGCTCAACGCGACTGCCCAAATCGCGGGTCCGCGAGGACACCAGCGGTTCGAATCCGTCGCCGACCCTCTTCTTCTTTTCATATGCGGAATAACATGCGTTATTCGCAATATTCAAAAACACCCGGCTCAGGTCATGCGCCACGACGTTGACCGGTTGAAGAGACGGATCGAGATCCTCCTCGATGCCGACGTTGAAGTTCTGATTCTGCGCTCTCATTCCGTGATATGCCAGCTTTACATATTCGGAGAGCAGTGAATTCAGATTCGTCAACTGCCACTGCCCGGATTGCCCGCGTGAATGCATCAGCATATTGCGGACGATGCCATCGGCGCGCTTTCCATGCTGCTGAATCTTGCTGACATTCTGCTGAAGGTCATTAAGAATTTCGGCGATATTCTCGACCTCCTTCGGATCGAGCCGCTGTTTCTGTTCGGCAATCGACTGCCCGAGTTCGTCGACCAGACTGACGGAAACCTCTGCGAAGTTCGTCACGAAATTGAGCGGATTCTTGATTTCGTGGGCAATGCCGGCGGTGAGGGATCCCAGGGACGCGAGCTTCTCCTGCACGACCAGCTGATCCTGCGCTTTACGCAGCTGATCCATGGCCTTCTCCAGTTCCTCGCTTTTCCTCCGCTCCTGATCGCCGGCTCGCGTCAGTTGGTCGTGAGCCAGCGCCAGCTTCCCCGTCATGTCGTTGAATGCGCGCGCCAGTTCGGAGAGTTCATCATTGCTCTTGATGGCGAGACGCTCTTCCAGATGCCCGCTGCCAATCAGCGCCGCGCCCTTCTTTAACCGATCGAGTCCCGTCGTCAACTGCGTCGACACGGCAAAGGCAACAATGATGGCAATCGCAGCGGATGCCAGAAAGATGGCGATCGCGATCCGATCGGTGAGCGTGGCGACCGCATAGAAATTGGAACTGGCGGCATCGACGCGTCCGTTTTCATCCTTCTGCAGCTGAGGCAGCCGGCTTTTCAACACCTCCTGCGTCAGCGGTTCGGCGCGCACCGCCAGTTCGGTGATCGCCTTCGTCTGATCGACGCCGAAACTGCCATAAAATACCCTCCACGATGCCGCCAGGTTCCGAAACGCGTTACCGAAGGCATCGATATCCTTCCGATTTTGCGGTTCGGCGAGGTTGTGCAGATCGTCGATCTGTTTTTCAACACTCTGCAATTGTTGATTGAACTGCGCCACTTCGACCGGATCCGCGCCGGAGGACGCCTCGGCAGCCTGACCGAGCAGCGTGATCTGTTTCTGGATATCGTTCAGCGTCAGGTTGATCGCCGAAATCAAAGCCTGACTGGACACCGCGCGCCGCAGCGCCTCGACGGTCAATTGCCGTCGTTGGTTTCCCCAGAAGTAGATGATCAGGTTGAGAGCGAACAGCATGACGATGACGAAAAAGGCGGCAGACAGTCTTCGTCGAATCGTCATGGGATGTAGCGGAGCGGATAGCCTTTTTGACCCGGTAGCAGACTGTCCACTTTCAGAACCTTGGCGTCCCTGGGTACCTGCTCCGCATCCATGAACGCGACAGCTCCGGGAATATTCGTCACCAGCGCAGCTGCCCGCTCATTGGTGTCGACCGTTTTGGGCGCGACAGAACTTTCGGCGCGAAACACTTTGCCGATCCAATACTGACGGAACTGCGCCTCACTCATTTCGAGAACATTCTTGAGAACGACGTCGCGTTCGCGTGCGACTGGCGCGTGAATCAGCAAGGTTACCCGGATGCTGGACGACCAGAACTGCCGATCGCCCAACAAGATCTTCCGCAGCTCCGCAAAAGTGAGGTTATCTACCGGAACATCCTTGTTCGCGACGACCGCAATGTCCGCTGCTGGCGCGGGATTTGCGAACAGCGTCACGATCGGGAGAAGGATGGCGAGGAAGCACCACATATTCCGTCGGTTCATCGATTCTCCTAAAACGTGTAGCTGATGTTCATAAAGCCAAAATTGTAATCCGGCAAGCCGGGCGCGCGCCGCTGGTTGCGAAATTCAAACTTGAATGCAGCGAAGTTTGTAAGGTCGTAACGTACTCCGGCCACGTGGCCCGCCAGGTTGGGCAGCGGTTGGAACATGGTATCGGACTTCGGGACATGAATGTACTCGAAGCGATAGTAGGGTTTCCACTGGCGGCCCCAAAACGGCAGACGATATGCCGCCTGCACATAATACGCCTGACTGTTCGCGATCGGCGCCGGCACGGTGAGACTTTTATGCCGCGTATCCGCCGCTTCGGCAATAATCTCCGGCCTTTCACGGGTGAGGACGAAGTGAGCAGAGGTGATCCACTCGTCGTAGTCTCTTCCGTTGGTCGTCACTTTGTCGTGATAGGCGGATCCTCCCGTCTGCAGACCATAAAACCGGTCTGGACGGATGAAGCCGTTGACCAGCCACGTTTTGGCATTGTTGATCGGCCCGAAGTCGCCAGGCCGGCTGATCACGGCGCCGCGGCCGTTCCCCATGCCGACGTTGTAATTCAGATTCAGGCCGCCGGCGGGGACGGCGCCCTCGAGGAGCGCGCCGACGAAGTGGACCGGAATGAATTTGCCGCCGAACTGCGTCATTTCCGGACGGCTCACCGTGGTCTGAAGCCACTGGCCATGATGGAATGCGGTGTTCCAGTAATTGATGGGCGTGTGGTAGCGGCCGAACGACACTTTTAAGTAATCGTTCTCTTCGAACCTGATGATGCTGCGTTCGACTTCCGGATTGAAACCGGTCGCAGGCGGCGAGCCGGTACCGGCATCGGTGCGGGCCGTCAAGCTGATTTCGGCAAGATAATTGACCCGAGGCGACAGATTGGAATTGAAGTGCAGAATGAACTGACCTTCGCTAAACCCTGTTTTGGCGCCCGGTTGGTCGCCTCCGCTGAAAGTGAAATCGCTGAAGCCGGCCATATTCAATGTCGGCCGCGGCATGGAGTTGGGGTGCATGATCGCTTCCATGCCTTCGGGCGGCGCGGGCGGCTGCGCCGTCACTACCGGAGGAGGCGGCGGACTCTGCGCCTTCGCTCCTTCCAGTTCGGCGACGCGCTTCTCCAACTGATCGATCCGGTCCATTAACTTCTGGATAACTTGTGTCTGCTCCTGCGGATTACCTGCCTGAGCCAGAACGGTCGAGGCCTGGGCGAACACGAGCCCGCAGGCCAGCAGCACTGTTTTCGTCAATGAATCGTCTCCCTGATGGTCACTTGGATTTCATGACCCACGTTCCATTCCAGCCGGCGGCCGGCGGAAACTGCCGCAGTTCATCGCACCGTCTGAGGTACATCGCGGAGGTAAGGTCGTGGGGATGAAGATCCAGTGCGGTGGAAAAAGCTCGCTTCGCCTCGTCCCAGCGGCGGTCGCGGTAAAGTTGCAGACCGTCGGCGAAGCATATCAACACACTTTGCATCTGTGGAAAGGATTGTTCGGTGTGGTAATCGAGAATTTCAAAGACCCGGACCGGCTCCGATTTACCGTGCAGCAGCACGCGATCGACCTCCCTGCTGCAGTAGCCGCCGCGCAGCCGCTGGAACGTTGCGGCGCTGACCAGAATTCCGGTGCCGTATTCCTTGCAGGCGCTCTCCAGCCGGGAAGCGAGATTGACGCCGTCGCCGATCACGGTATAGTCCATCCGCTTCGGCGAGCCGATATTCCCGGAGACTACGACATCCGTATTGATGCCGACCCCGATGAACAGCGGCTTGCGTCCGCTCGACACGCGGCGTTCGTTGAATTTCCGCAGTTCCGCATGCATAAGAATGGCGGCGCGAACCGCGCGATCCTCGTCGTCGTCGCGGGCGAGCGGAATGCCGAATGCCGCCATAAAGGCGTCGCCGATGAATTTGTCAAGCATCCCGCCTTCGTGCTGAATGCAATCGACCATGACCGTAAAGAACTCGTTCAATAGCGTCACGGTTTCCGGAGGACCAAGCTCTTCGGTCAGGCGGGTGAAGCCGCGAATATCGGAAAACAGCACGGTGGCGAGACTGCTCTGTCCGCCGAGAACATTGTCTTTCGATTCGAGCAATTTTTCGGCAATCGAAGGGTCGACATAGCGGGACATCGTGGCTTTCAGCCGCTTCTCCTTGGTGATGTCCTCGATCATGATGACGGAACCGGACTGTCCCTTATTGAAACTGCTGAGCGGTAGAACCGTGACGTTTGCCTGAATGGTCCGCTCGCCGAACTGCAACTGCGCATCGATGGTCACGTTGTCGGTCCTGGCTTCCTCAACGTGCCGCAATTTCTCGATCACCCAGTCGTTCGCGTTGCCAAAGACCTCCGCCACAGGTCTGTCGATAACATCGGCCGCCTGAATGTCCAGGATGCAGCAGCCGGCGGCATTGCACGTCATCACAATGCCGTCTTCGTTCACGGTCACGACGCCGCTCGACATACTTTCCAGAATGCTCTCGTTGTAGTTCTTCATCGTCTGGACATCGCCGAACAGTTTCGCGTTTTCCAGGGCGATGGAAATCTGCGATGAAAATGTCTGCAATCGGGCTTCATCGTCCGCGCTGAAGGCGCTGCCGATTTTGTTCAGGACTTCGGTAACGCCAATCGTTTTACCCTGTTTGTTAATAACGGGCACGCACAGAATCGAGCGGGTGATGAATCCGGTGCTGCGATCGACGTGAGCATTGAACCGGGCATCGGCGTAGGTATCCATCAACCGGATGGGACGGGACGTGGTAAACACGGTGCCTGCGATCCCGGCGGTAGCCGGAATGCGAATTTCTCCGAGATTCAGACCCTCGCCGACTTCGGTGTACAACTCGTTCCTTTTCTCGTCATGAAGGAACAGTGTCGACCGCTCGGCATTCAGCATTTTTGTAATGGTTGCAATGATCTTGCCCAGAAGAGGTCCCAATTGAAGTTCGGACGACAAATCGCTGACCACCTCCAAGGTGGCACGCAAGTGGTCCTGCGCCTTCAACCCCTGTTTCACCCTTTCCAGTTCACGGACAGTTTTCGCCAGCGTGAGTTCGAAATCCCGCAGATCGACAGGCTTGGTCAGAAAGTCGTAGGCACCCAGATTCATCGCGGCGCGGATGTTCTGCATGTCGCCGTAAGCCGAGACGACCACCGCTTTCAGGGTGCGGTCGAGCGCGGTCAGGCGGGAAAGGAGCGTCAGCCCGTCCATGACGGGCATATTGATGTCGCTCATCACCACATCAATAGCCGGATCGCGATGCAGGTGTTCGAGCGCGTCCTGGCCGTGACGCGCAAAAATGAATTCGAACTCGCCGCTCTGTATCCTTGCGCGGAAGCGCTGGCGGATCAGCAGCTCCCAATCCTGTTCGTCGTCGACTATCAGTACTTTGATAGGCATAGCGTGGGGCACGGTACCACCGATTCCTTCCCCTTCTTTACTCTTTGGAGATGCCGATTTCACATGGCTCGCCGTCGATCTCCCACTTTTCCCAGTGCTGGGCGCTGTCCCGGCCGGTCTGGACCTGGGTGGCGAGTGTTTCGGATTTGATGTACTCGGTCATGCGGGAAACCGCGCCGGCAACTTTTTCCGACGACTCGAAGTAGATACGAATGCGATCCGTGACCGAAAGCCCGGCATCTTTTCGCATGTTCTGGACGCGGTTGACGAATTCGCGGGCCAGGCCTTCATTCACCAGTTCCGGTGTGAGCGTCGTGTCGAGAGCAACGGTGAGGCCCTCGGCCGATTCGACCAGCCAGCCTTCGATGCTTTGCGCAGAAACGCTGACGTCTTCGCGGCTGATCGTCACCTGCGAGCCGTTGACGTCAGTTGCGAACGTTCCGGTCTGATCGAGCTGCACGACTTCCGCCGACGTCATCTCTTTGATTCGTTTGGCAACGGCATTGACCTGCTTGCCGAATTTCGGTCCGATGATCTTGAAGTTTGCCGTTGCGGTCTTTCGAACGATCGGCGACGACTCGTCGATGAACTCGATTTTCTTGACGTTGATTTCCTCGAGGATTACATCGTTCATCTGTTCGATCAGCCGTCGCGTCTCGGCCGACGCAGGAATCGCGATGCGAGCCAGCGGCTGCCGGGTCTTCAGATTCGTCTTCGCCCGCATCGTGCGGACGAGGCCGACGACCTTTTGCGCTACATCCATCCGCTGTTCGAGTTCCGGTTTGATGAGTTCTTGATTCGAGCCGGCTATCGGAGCGATATGGACCGACTCGAACGATTCGCGTCCGGTTGCGGAGATCAGCGCCCTATAGATCTCGTCCGCCAGAAACGGCGCCAGCGGCGCGGTCATCTTCGTGATGGCGACGAGGCATTCAAAGAGTGTTTGATATGCGGCTGTCTTGTCCGGCCCGGATTCACCCTTCCAGAAACGGCGGCGATTGCGGCGCACGTACCAGTTCGAAAGCTGCTCGATGGTGAAATTGCTGACCAGGCGCGCGGCACGCGTGGGGTCGTAGTTGTCCATCGCGTCGATGAACTCGGCCGTGGTGGAGTTCAAGAGAGACAGAATCCACTGATCGATGTCCGGACGCTCCGACGCCGGAATGTCCGGCTCGGCATGCCTGAAGCCGTCGATGTTGGCGTAGAGCGTGAAAAACGCGTAAGTGTTCAGCAGTGTTCCGAAGAACTTCCGCTGCACTTCCGCGATGGAATCGATATCAAACAGTTTCGGCTTCCACGGCGGACTCGACGACATCAGGAACCAACGCACCGTATCCGCGCCGTACTGACCGATCACCTGGAAAGGATCGACCGTGTTTCCGCGCGTTTTCGACATCTTCTGGCCGTTCTTATCGAGCACCAGGTCATTCACGATAACGTTCTTGAAGCACGGCTGTTTGAAAAGCGCCGAGCTGATCGAGTGCAGCGTATAGAACCAGCCGCGGGTCTGATCGACGCCTTCGCAGATGAACGCGGCAGGGAAGGCGTGTTTGAAGACGTCCTGGTTCTCGAAGGGATAGTGCCATTGAGCAAACGGCATCGAGCCGGAGTCGAACCAGACGTCAGCCAGCTCCGGAATGCGGCGCATTTCACCGCCGCACGAGCACTTCAAAACGATGTCATCGACATACGGCTTGTGGAGATCGAGCGGTTCGGGCAGTTTTGCGCCTTCGCGCCGAAGTTCTTCCACGCTGCCGACGGACCGTCTGGCTTCGCATTGCTGGCAAATCCATATCGGCAGCGGCGTACCCCAGTAGCGATCGCGCGAGATCGCCCAGTCTTTATTTTCCTCGAGCCAGTTTCCGAACCGGCCTTCGCCGGTTTCCGGCGGATACCAATGGATCTGCTTGTTGTACGCGATCATGTCCTTCGCGTACGCCGTCGTCCGGATGTACCAGGATTTGCGTGCGTAATACAACAGCGGAGTGTCGCAGCGCCAGCAGTGGGGATAACTATGTGTGTAGGTTTCCTTCTTGAGCAGAAGGCCGCGTGATTTCAAGTCCGCGGTAATCTCCGGATCCGCTGCCTTGAAGAACTTGCCGGTGTACGGCGGCACGGCTTCGGTGAACTGGCCGCGGGCATCCAGCGCCTGGATCATCGGGAGATCGTTCTTGAGCGATGCCTGATAGTCGTCTTCGCCGTAGGCCGGAGCCATGTGGACGATACCCGAACCGTCGGTCGTCGTGACGAAGTTGCCGCCGATCACGTACCAGGCCCTTTTATCGACCGGAATGAAGCTGAACCAGCGCTCATATTCCGTGCCGACCAGGTCACGGCCGGGCATGGATTCGAGAATCTCAGTTCCTTCGGGCATCACCGAGAGGCGTTCTTTGGCGAGAATCAGGAATTCGTCTTTGTACGAAACCTTAACGTACTCGACATCGGGATTCACCGCGAGCGCGACATTGGAGATCAGCGTCCAGGGAGTTGTGGTCCAGACGAGGAAGTAGGTGTTTTCCTGTCCTTTGACTTTGGCCTTTATATAGACCGACGGATCCTGAACATCGCGATATCCAAGAGAGACCTCGTGCGAAGAGAGAGGCGTTCCGCAACGGGGGCAGTAAAGCTGAACCTTGAAGCCCTGGTAGATGAGTCCTTCCTTGAAATAGCGGTCGAGCGCCCACCACACGGACTCGATGTATTCGTTTTCGCACGTGATGTAGGGGTGCTCCATGTCGATCCAATACCCCATGCGCGAGGTGAGGTCTTCCCACATGTCCTTGTATTCGAAGACCGACTTGCGGCATTCCGCATTGAATTTTGCGACGCCGTACTGCTCGATTTCACCTTTGTGTTTGAGCCCGAGTTTCTTCTCGACTTCGATTTCGACCGGAAGGCCGTGAGTGTCCCAGCCGGCTTTGCGATGCACTTGAAAGCCGCGCATCGTCTGGTACCGGCAGACGAGGTCTTTGATAGTCCGGGCGAAAACATGATGGATGCCGGGTTTGCCGTTGGCCGTGGGCGGGCCCTCGTAAAAGGTGTAATCCGGCGCGTTCCGGCGGGCTTCGACGCTTTTTTCAAAGATTCGATGCTGTTTCCAGTAGGCGAGAATCTCCTTTTCGAGATCCGGCAGGTTCACTTTGTCGGATATCGTCTTGAACATCTAGCTAATGTAGCAGAAACGAGCCGCAGATGACGCGGATGGGCGCAGATCGGCGCTGAAATTTCATGCACCCATCTGCGTCATCCGCGTCATCTGCGGCTTAACGGCGTTTGTGGCCGTTGTCGGATGTTGCAGCGGCGGCAGCCGGAGCGGGAACCGTGGGAATGGAGAGTCCCATGATTTCGCGGAGGCCAAGTTCGACGCGCCCGCGATAGTCGGGGTTGTCTTTCAGGAATTGCCGAGCGTTTTCACGGCCCTGGCCGAGCCGTTCACCCTGGAAGGAGAACCAGGCGCCGCTTTTTTCGACGATGTTCTTGTCGACGGCGAGATCGAGCAGGTCGCCTTCGCGCGAGATGCCCTGGCCGTACATGATGTCGAATTCGGCTTCGCGGAAGGGCGGCGCGACCTTGTTCTTCACGATCTTGGCTTTCGTGCGGCTTCCGGTCACTTCATCGCCGTCCTTGATGGAAGCGATGCGCCTTACATCGACGCGGACGGATGAATAGAACTTCAGCGCCCGGCCGCCGGTGGTTGTTTCAGGATTGCCGAACATGACGCCGATCTTCTCGCGGATCTGGTTGATGAAGATCAGGCAGGTTTTGGATTTGGAGACGATACCGGTGAGTTTGCGCAGGGCCTGGGACATCAGTCGGGCCTGAAGGCCCATCTGCGCATCGCCCATTTCGCCTTCAAGTTCGGCGCGGGGAACCAGCGCCGCAACCGAGTCGACGACGACGATATCGATGGCTCCGCTGCGGATCAGGACTTCGCCGATTTCCAATGCCTGTTCACCGCTGTCGGGCTGGGAGACCAGCAGGTTTTCAACATCCACGCCGAGCTTGCGCGCGTAATTGGCATCCAGCGCATGTTCCGCATCGATGAATGCCGCGGCGCCGCCGAGCCGCTGAGCTTCGGCAATTGCATGAAGCGTGAGGGTGGTTTTACCGCTGGATTCCGGTCCGAAGACCTCGATCACGCGCCCGCGCGGGTAGCCGCCGACGCCGAGAGCCGC
Proteins encoded in this window:
- a CDS encoding ATP-binding protein; the encoded protein is MTIRRRLSAAFFVIVMLFALNLIIYFWGNQRRQLTVEALRRAVSSQALISAINLTLNDIQKQITLLGQAAEASSGADPVEVAQFNQQLQSVEKQIDDLHNLAEPQNRKDIDAFGNAFRNLAASWRVFYGSFGVDQTKAITELAVRAEPLTQEVLKSRLPQLQKDENGRVDAASSNFYAVATLTDRIAIAIFLASAAIAIIVAFAVSTQLTTGLDRLKKGAALIGSGHLEERLAIKSNDELSELARAFNDMTGKLALAHDQLTRAGDQERRKSEELEKAMDQLRKAQDQLVVQEKLASLGSLTAGIAHEIKNPLNFVTNFAEVSVSLVDELGQSIAEQKQRLDPKEVENIAEILNDLQQNVSKIQQHGKRADGIVRNMLMHSRGQSGQWQLTNLNSLLSEYVKLAYHGMRAQNQNFNVGIEEDLDPSLQPVNVVAHDLSRVFLNIANNACYSAYEKKKRVGDGFEPLVSSRTRDLGSRVELRIRDNGDGIPPAVKARIFEPFFTTKPTGSGTGLGLSMSFEIVVQQHKGEIRVESEPGQFAEFIITLPKMKTT
- a CDS encoding adenylate/guanylate cyclase domain-containing protein, producing MPIKVLIVDDEQDWELLIRQRFRARIQSGEFEFIFARHGQDALEHLHRDPAIDVVMSDINMPVMDGLTLLSRLTALDRTLKAVVVSAYGDMQNIRAAMNLGAYDFLTKPVDLRDFELTLAKTVRELERVKQGLKAQDHLRATLEVVSDLSSELQLGPLLGKIIATITKMLNAERSTLFLHDEKRNELYTEVGEGLNLGEIRIPATAGIAGTVFTTSRPIRLMDTYADARFNAHVDRSTGFITRSILCVPVINKQGKTIGVTEVLNKIGSAFSADDEARLQTFSSQISIALENAKLFGDVQTMKNYNESILESMSSGVVTVNEDGIVMTCNAAGCCILDIQAADVIDRPVAEVFGNANDWVIEKLRHVEEARTDNVTIDAQLQFGERTIQANVTVLPLSSFNKGQSGSVIMIEDITKEKRLKATMSRYVDPSIAEKLLESKDNVLGGQSSLATVLFSDIRGFTRLTEELGPPETVTLLNEFFTVMVDCIQHEGGMLDKFIGDAFMAAFGIPLARDDDEDRAVRAAILMHAELRKFNERRVSSGRKPLFIGVGINTDVVVSGNIGSPKRMDYTVIGDGVNLASRLESACKEYGTGILVSAATFQRLRGGYCSREVDRVLLHGKSEPVRVFEILDYHTEQSFPQMQSVLICFADGLQLYRDRRWDEAKRAFSTALDLHPHDLTSAMYLRRCDELRQFPPAAGWNGTWVMKSK
- the ileS gene encoding isoleucine--tRNA ligase is translated as MFKTISDKVNLPDLEKEILAYWKQHRIFEKSVEARRNAPDYTFYEGPPTANGKPGIHHVFARTIKDLVCRYQTMRGFQVHRKAGWDTHGLPVEIEVEKKLGLKHKGEIEQYGVAKFNAECRKSVFEYKDMWEDLTSRMGYWIDMEHPYITCENEYIESVWWALDRYFKEGLIYQGFKVQLYCPRCGTPLSSHEVSLGYRDVQDPSVYIKAKVKGQENTYFLVWTTTPWTLISNVALAVNPDVEYVKVSYKDEFLILAKERLSVMPEGTEILESMPGRDLVGTEYERWFSFIPVDKRAWYVIGGNFVTTTDGSGIVHMAPAYGEDDYQASLKNDLPMIQALDARGQFTEAVPPYTGKFFKAADPEITADLKSRGLLLKKETYTHSYPHCWRCDTPLLYYARKSWYIRTTAYAKDMIAYNKQIHWYPPETGEGRFGNWLEENKDWAISRDRYWGTPLPIWICQQCEARRSVGSVEELRREGAKLPEPLDLHKPYVDDIVLKCSCGGEMRRIPELADVWFDSGSMPFAQWHYPFENQDVFKHAFPAAFICEGVDQTRGWFYTLHSISSALFKQPCFKNVIVNDLVLDKNGQKMSKTRGNTVDPFQVIGQYGADTVRWFLMSSSPPWKPKLFDIDSIAEVQRKFFGTLLNTYAFFTLYANIDGFRHAEPDIPASERPDIDQWILSLLNSTTAEFIDAMDNYDPTRAARLVSNFTIEQLSNWYVRRNRRRFWKGESGPDKTAAYQTLFECLVAITKMTAPLAPFLADEIYRALISATGRESFESVHIAPIAGSNQELIKPELEQRMDVAQKVVGLVRTMRAKTNLKTRQPLARIAIPASAETRRLIEQMNDVILEEINVKKIEFIDESSPIVRKTATANFKIIGPKFGKQVNAVAKRIKEMTSAEVVQLDQTGTFATDVNGSQVTISREDVSVSAQSIEGWLVESAEGLTVALDTTLTPELVNEGLAREFVNRVQNMRKDAGLSVTDRIRIYFESSEKVAGAVSRMTEYIKSETLATQVQTGRDSAQHWEKWEIDGEPCEIGISKE
- the recA gene encoding recombinase RecA, encoding MAEERTEKSRALDLAVSQIEKQFGKGSIMRLGGIDSTAALDAIPSGSLSLDAALGVGGYPRGRVIEVFGPESSGKTTLTLHAIAEAQRLGGAAAFIDAEHALDANYARKLGVDVENLLVSQPDSGEQALEIGEVLIRSGAIDIVVVDSVAALVPRAELEGEMGDAQMGLQARLMSQALRKLTGIVSKSKTCLIFINQIREKIGVMFGNPETTTGGRALKFYSSVRVDVRRIASIKDGDEVTGSRTKAKIVKNKVAPPFREAEFDIMYGQGISREGDLLDLAVDKNIVEKSGAWFSFQGERLGQGRENARQFLKDNPDYRGRVELGLREIMGLSIPTVPAPAAAAATSDNGHKRR